One window of the Carcharodon carcharias isolate sCarCar2 chromosome 38, sCarCar2.pri, whole genome shotgun sequence genome contains the following:
- the LOC121273086 gene encoding claudin-4-like — protein MCGDKTAWKTPRILGMLLALLGWLGAIASCALPPWRVSSPPPVSGAAPPLWEGLWMSCSSNGTSARRCLAYDSLLDLPQDLQAARALTLIAAGLGLLATLAGAAGAPCCRAGGDPRCRGNLSVSAGFAFLACGLLMLLTAGWSTHAVRQDFSDPLVTLDAKRQPGASIFLAFAAGGAQLLGGLLLCFSWPREAELYPANFHNASSTARKSGRAAV, from the coding sequence ATGTGCGGTGACAAAACGGCCTGGAAGACTCCCCGGATCCTCGGGATGCTCCTGGCGCTCCTCGGCTGGTTGGGCGCCATCGCCTCCTGCGCCCTCCCCCCCTGGCGGGTGAGCTCGCCCCCGCCCGTTAGCGGCGCCGCCCCACCGCTCTGGGAGGGCCTCTGGATGTCCTGCTCGTCGAACGGCACCTCCGCCCGGCGCTGCCTCGCCTACGACTCGCTGCTGGACCTGCCTCAGGACCTGCAAGCGGCCCGGGCCCTGACCCTCATCGCCGCCGGCCTGGGGCTCCTGGCGACACTCGCCGGGGCAGCCGGCGCCCCCTGCTGCCGGGCCGGGGGGGACCCGCGGTGCCGTGGCAACCTGTCGGTGTCGGCCGGCTTCGCCTTCCTCGCCTGTGGCCTCCTGATGCTCCTGACCGCCGGCTGGTCCACCCACGCCGTCCGGCAGGACTTCTCCGACCCCCTGGTGACCCTGGACGCCAAGCGGCAGCCGGGGGCGTCCATCTTCCTGGCCTTCGCTGCCGGGGGGGCCCAGCTTCTCGGCGGGCTCCTCCTGTGCTTCTCCTGGCCCAGGGAGGCCGAACTCTACCCGGCCAACTTCCACAACGCCTCGTCCACCGCCAGGAAGTCCGGCCGTGCCGCCGTTTGA